In a single window of the Gossypium hirsutum isolate 1008001.06 chromosome D02, Gossypium_hirsutum_v2.1, whole genome shotgun sequence genome:
- the LOC107908627 gene encoding pectinesterase codes for MSKQVIIAGVSLILVVGVIIGITITFQQTSNDEEKLSPTMKKVSIFCSSTYYQKSCQKTLMSVNSTDPKEFIAKAILDAEEAVKKFINYSDSLIVQVKNNSLTKMALDDCKDMMNYAIDSLQASYSNVTSNELRNINDRINDLRTWLSAVISYQQSCLDGFEHDDDMKGTLQKGIVDASELTCNALTIVTKLVYILPKFGIQFNITNTRKLLFTEKNGYPPWFSAKDRHLLAKIDNNNLKPNVVVAKDGSGQFKTIAAALAAAPKNSNVRYVIYIKAGIYKEYITVGKQYTNILMYGDGPRKTIVTGSKGVKSGGGITTWQTATFSAIGNGFIAKSMRFQNTAGPKKHQAVALRVQSDKSVFFNCRMDAYQDTLYNQANRQFFRNCIISGTIDFIFGDSPTFIQNSLLIVRRPMDNQFNTITAQGKDFIDENTGTVIQNCRIVPEQKLFNERFKFATYLGRPWKKFSTTVIMESILGDLIKPEGWMQFEGLDKVNFEETLYYAEYNNRGPGANLNARVNWKGYHKIDRAAAMNFTIQSFLLSKKDWLPSTGIPFTTTLRY; via the exons atgtcAAAGCAAGTGATTATTGCTGGGGTTTCGCTTATTCTTGTGGTGGGAGTCATTATTGGAATTACTATCACATTTCAACAGACTAGCAATGATGAGGAAAAATTGTCACCAACAATGAAGAAAGTTTCCATCTTTTGTTCATCTACTTATTACCAAAAATCATGCCAAAAAACTCTTATGTCAGTTAATAGCACTGATCCTAAAGAGTTCATTGCCAAAGCTATTTTAGATGCTGAGGAAGCAGTCAAGAAGTTTATCAACTATTCTGACTCCTTGATTGTTCAGGTCAAGAACAATAGCCTTACAAAGATGGCCTTAGATGATTGTAAGGATATGATGAACTATGCCATAGATTCACTTCAAGCATCATACTCTAACGTCACTAGTAATGAACTGCGCAACATTAATGACCGTATAAACGATCTTAGAACCTGGTTGAGTGCTGTTATATCATACCAACAATCATGCTTGGATGGTTTTGAACATGATGACGACATGAAAGGAACTTTACAAAAAGGTATTGTTGATGCTAGTGAACTCACATGCAATGCCTTGACAATTGTAACAAAATTGGTATACATTCTTCCCAAATTTGGCATCCAATTCAATATTACTAATACCCGTAAACTTCTTTTTACCGAGAAAAATGGTTATCCCCCATGGTTCTCAGCTAAAGACCGTCATCTTTTGGCTAAGATTGATAACAATAACTTGAAACCGAATGTTGTAGTGGCCAAGGATGGTAGTGGCCAATTCAAGACCATTGCTGCAGCTCTAGCTGCCGCTCCTAAGAACTCCAATGTCCGATATGTGATTTATATCAAGGCTGGAATCTATAAGGAGTACATCACTGTAGGCAAACAATACACCAATATACTTATGTATGGTGATGGCCCAAGAAAAACTATTGTCACAGGTAGCAAAGGTGTCAAAAGCGGTGGTGGAATTACGACTTGGCAAACAGCCACTTTCT CTGCTATTGGAAATGGATTCATAGCCAAATCCATGAGATTCCAAAACACTGCTGGTCCTAAAAAGCACCAGGCAGTGGCTCTTCGTGTTCAATCAGATAAGTCAGTCTTCTTCAATTGCAGGATGGATGCCTACCAAGACACCTTGTATAATCAAGCAAATCGCCAGTTTTTTCGCAATTGCATCATCTCTGGAACCATTGACTTCATCTTCGGTGACTCTCCCACCTTTATCCAAAACTCATTGCTCATTGTGAGGAGGCCAATGGATAATCAATTCAACACAATAACTGCACAAGGCAAGGACTTTATTGATGAGAATACTGGTACAGTGATCCAAAACTGCAGGATTGTCCCTGAGCAAAAACTATTCAATGAAAGGTTCAAATTTGCAACATATTTGGGCAGGCCATGGAAGAAATTTTCTACAACTGTTATCATGGAGTCCATATTGGGAGACTTAATTAAGCCTGAAGGATGGATGCAATTTGAAGGACTTGACAAAGTCAATTTTGAAGAAACCCTTTACTATGCTGAGTATAACAACCGTGGCCCTGGAGCTAACCTTAATGCGAGGGTTAATTGGAAGGGTTACCACAAGATTGATAGAGCGGCTGCCATGAATTTCACCATCCAGTCATTCCTTTTGAGTAAAAAGGATTGGTTGCCTTCAACTGGTATTCCTTTCACTACTACGTTAAGATATTAA